In Euphorbia lathyris chromosome 9, ddEupLath1.1, whole genome shotgun sequence, the following are encoded in one genomic region:
- the LOC136206695 gene encoding uncharacterized protein, with protein sequence MEKKIDTSYQGIYKQFVEIMRSMRVGSVATVGKPFDPLLHESEEYKEGIIIQAFRRGFRLGDRLLRPAMVKVSAGPGKKKAPVSVEQQLLAWMADNIDQCIR encoded by the exons ATGGAGAAGAAGATTGATACAAGTTACCAGGGCATATACAAACAGTTTGTGGAGATTATGAGGAGCATGCGGGTGGGTTCTGTAGCAACAGTTGGAAAACCTTTTGATCCCCTG CTCCATGAGTCTGAAGAATACAAGGAAGGCATTATAATTCAAGCATTCAGGCGTGGATTTCGTCTGGGAGATAGGCTTCTGAGACCAGCAATGGTTAAAGTTTCTGCCGGCCCTGGTAAGAAGAAAGCCCCTGTCAGCGTCGAGCAACAGCTGCTAGCATGGATGGCCGATAACATCGATCAATGCATAAG ATGA
- the LOC136206694 gene encoding uncharacterized protein: protein MDELTSSLQDGIPWCMLFADDIVLVDETKEGVEMKLELWRQTLESRGFKLSRSKTEYLECKFSGRRSREVGTITLDGRVVQASDCFRYLGSIIQTDGEVDGDVAHRIKAGWSKWKSATGFLCDPGMPNRLKGKFYRTAIRPALLYGTECWAVKHCHIHKMSVAEMRMLRWMCGHTRKDRVRNEIIRTKVGVTSIENKMRENRLRWFGHVRRRALDAPVRRTEEWQRDVVVRGRGRPKQTWRRVIESDMSLLGIEENMVVDRTEWRERICVADTT from the coding sequence atggatgaactaacaagttcacttcaagatggtataccatggtgcatgctgtttgcagatgatattgtgttggttgatgagacgaaagaaggagtggagatgaagttggaactatggaggcaaactctagaatctagaggctttaagttgagtcgaagtaagacagaatatttggagtgtaagtttagcggccgtaggagtagggaggtagggacaatcaccctagatgggagagttgttcaggcctcggattgcttccggtatttaggatctattatccaaacggatggagaagtagatggagatgttgctcataggattaaagctggttggtcgaagtggaagagtgctacgggtttcctttgtgatcccggcatgcctaatagattgaagggaaaattctaccggacggcaattagaccagcattgttatatggtacggagtgttgggcagtgaaacactgccacatccataagatgtcggtggcggagatgcgtatgttgagatggatgtgtggtcacacgagaaaggaccgggtgcgtaatgaaataattaggacaaaagtaggggtcacatctattgagaataaaatgagagaaaaccgactaaggtggtttggccatgtgagacgtagagcgcttgatgcgccggttaggagaaccgaagagtggcaaagggatgtagtggtgaggggtaggggaagacctaagcaaacttggaggagggtgatcgagagtgatatgagtttattgggaattgaggaaaatatggtagtggataggacggagtggagggagcgaatctgtgtcgctgacacgacttga